Genomic DNA from Salvia miltiorrhiza cultivar Shanhuang (shh) chromosome 1, IMPLAD_Smil_shh, whole genome shotgun sequence:
TATTATTGTACAAACTGATCTAACTATTAATACATTATTTTTCACTAAGTGATTCATTTGCTTTCATATTTCTTAGCTGACACAAGGTACGCAAGGTTCTAGCTCATCTCTGCCTACAAAGTTGAAGGCAAAGAGGGGTGATAAAGGCATTGTACTGTATATCGATCCTGAGAGTTGTAGGACAGTTCTAAATGTAAGATTCCGCAAACTAATTGTTCAAGTTGATTCTTCATTCATCTCTTAATAAATATTTGCTAACACCAAGTTTTTGTGAACTATAAAATAGCCCGGGATGTCACAGTCAGTTGTGATAGATGAGGGTACCCCCAGAGAGCCTGACCCAAACACAAGATTTGTAATTCCAAATGAACAAGAGTTAAGGAAGGAAAAGAGAAAACAGTTGGCAAGCAAATGAGAGGGAGAGACATCCAAAGTCAAGAAGATGGCCTCCAAGCCATTCAAGGCTCCACGAGGCAAGGGAAAACTGGAGCATGAACAAGCAATCCTCAGGAGATCACCTCGAGGCAAAAATCTGAATTCCATTGTTGGATCTACAACAAGTTGAATTGGCATTTTAAGATCATGAAAGACTTGTTTTTTGATTATCTTATGATAGCTTCTCTAAGAACATGAGAGGCTTTGCTAGTTTTGAACAGATTTGATACACTTGTTTTTTGATGGAATGTTGATATGCATTTGACAGATGAAATATACTTATTCGAAGAAATTATGAAGGTGTTTTACGATCTCTTATTACTATGGAACTGGCTCAGTTTTTTCATGTGAATCAAGATGGCAAATTACATATCATTTGATTTCAGTTCAGTGCAAACAAGACATGGTATATATAATCAAAACTGATGCATTTCATTACCAAAATAGAGTTCTTAGCCAAATTACAAAGAGAAATTATGCTAGTGCAAAATATGCTAACATCAACCAAGAACCAAGCAAAATATATGTAACTAATCTACTTTTCTTCCTAATTTTCCTTGAATCTTATTTCATAGCTTGCAAAACATCCCAAAGCTTAGCAATTTCAGTCTCCACATCCATGGCCGCCAACCTTGACCTCTCATTGATCTTCACGAGCTTtaaattcttcttcttcaactcaTTGATTACTTCCTTAGCTCTTTCAGTAATTAGTTCGTCAAACCAATAAAAAAAACCTCAATTCTTCttccaaaacaagaaaaaacagGGATTTCAAGCCAACAAATTCAACATATACATAAGTAATGAAACTCACAAATATACCTTCCAATTTCGACATCCATAGAACCTCCTACCGGgattttcgtccgtccatgaTGTCATTATCGATGCCCTCAACCTTCTACCTTCAAATTTGCACCCACAAAACCTTGGGTAATCGGAGCCTTCAAAATGACGTCGACAGCGCCACGAACTCTACCTACACCTACCGGAAATGGAATTGAAACTCATGTCTTTCCCGAAATGTAAGAACACAGAGAAACCCTATACTTATTTCACAAAACTACACAAAATACTCTCGAATTTGAAAGCCTTTGTCGCAATTTAGGGTTTTGAGAATTTCAAAATATCCCAAATTAAAAGGGGATTTCAGGTAGTTAAGTGTGGGGCCCagcgattaaaaaaaaatacggaCGGCGTTAAGTCATCATTAGGGGAGAGGGCCTGATTGTAAGAAATTAAGTAGTTTGGGGATTTAGTTGGACCAACCTCGACTATAGGGATCTAAACGTGATAATGGCCTCTatgttaggggcttatttgatacttaaccctttaaaatTAGATATCAACAAcatgattttattaaaaataacagAATCATTAAAAGAATTCGGAAATCTGTCCTCTTAATTTAAAAACAGTGTCTTAAATTTGTATTCATGTTCTTATTGTTGACAAATAAATGGACAATATCTTATGTTCAAGTGAACTTTCAAATACTAGCATTATTAAGTTGTAATTaaaaatgtttatttttataaaaaaaatgatcctATGCTCAAGTGAactttcaaataaataattggATGTTGATGAGTTgtcattaatttttgttaaaagTCTTACATTTTTCtaacacaagtacaattgtatAAGAAAAGTTGAAAATTATTGTTCCATAATCGGTCGAGGCAATGGTGGgtagtatttcatttttttatttttttaatattgatgCCGAGGCAAAATAATATTTgaggaaattttatttttatttcatttgtaaattatagtttaaattctcaattaagccatcatttatgaaaaaaatacatGGTTCGATAAATTAAATATACCACCGCATCGTATAGGTTGCCGGCTGGCTGTATGAGATTGCTGTCGGCGGCAATCTCCAATTTCCCCAAAATTAAGGCAATTAATTCATAGTACATTATATCTGCATGTTTTTACCTTTAAATATTGTACATCGTGTTATTAATCTATGCATTTTTTACATATTTCACTTTGTTGTTTCAGCTCGTGCACCGTATCAGTACTTACATAGCTCTTAACATAAGTAAGAGCGATATCATTGCTTATATACAATAGTTTGATGGGGGTTAGATCTTATTTTCTTTGAAGAAATTTGGAGTAAATTAGAGAAGGACAATGCTTCTGCATTCATGAAGTATTACAAAAAGCTCTATAAAGAACTAAGTGATGGTGTAAGCCCTTAGACAGAATTTCAGCTGGAGGTTGTCACAGCGCATAGAAGTTGGATCGTTGCTGCAGCTTGGTGGGTTTGGAGGGATGCCACCACCGTCGCTGGCCGATAAGGTAGGAGATGTGTCGACCGGTGAGGTAATTATGGGCAACAGCGGCAGCGCGAGGGAGGGGGATGACGGCGGAAATTAGAGTTTGGGGGATAATGGTGGGAGAGAGGGTACGGGAGAAGATGGGGCGAATTCGGAACTAGgggattttgagtttttttagtttttttttagtaaGGGAAAATATagatatttattaatataacaaattaaaaaatggaaTAAAAATCTACATCAGCGTTCGGGTTCCACATGTGAAGGCATATATGCCTCACGTGAAAACTAGCCCGATCGGGCATAAATGCGGCCTACTGatgaaaagaataaaaataaatgcctCAAATCTGCAAGTCCGAATAAATGTgacctatttttgcaaatgatTAGTTGTAGTTTATGGCCTGCTAAACTTACATTTTAGCTTTTCTGTTTTTAAGGACAAGTATGGATGCCATGGATATTGAACTTGAGGTAAGTCtcgaaaattattattttaaatattgtacATCTTgttattaatatatgtatttttaaaatatttgactTTATTATTTCAGCTCGTGCACCATATCAATACTTACATAGCTCTTAACATAAGTAAGAGCGATATCATTGCTTATATACAACAGTTTGATGAAGGTTGATCCTATTTTCTTTGAAGAAATTTGGAGTAAATTAGAGAAGAAATACTTCTGCATTCATGAAGTATTACAAAAAATTTATGAAGAACTGAGTGATGGTGTAAGTCCTTAGACATAGTTTCAGTTGGAAGTTGCCACAGCACACATAGAAGTTGGGTCGCCGCCGCAGCTTGGTGGGTTTGGAGGGATGCCGCCGCCGCACTGTTCGGGTCCACATGTGAAGGCATAAATGCCTCACATGAAAATAGCGCGATCGGGTCTAAATGCGGCCtactaatataaaaaagtaataataaatGCCTCAAATTTGTAAGCCCAAAAAAatgtggcctatttttgcatagggttaattgtagtttatggccTGAACTTTGTAATCATTTTTTAAATATGGtccgaactttaaaaaatataaaaattagcctgaactttgaaatcatttgtaaaaatggcccgaattttaaaaaatatgaaaaaaatgacatgaactttagagtcatttataaaaatggcatgaactttgaattcatttgtaaaaatggcacgaactttattaaatataaaaaataaccTCAACTTTTATAAAATGTATATAAATAGCATGAGCTTAAACTTTCGGATTCGAATTATGACAATGTGGAGAAATAAAAGTTGACATGACAACTATGTGGAAATTATAAATTCACTTGGAATATTTATAAGAAAAGTATAATAATTCTCTCCtcatatgaattttaatatCGCACGAATAATTTTTCTCTCGTAAAATATTATTGACATCACAAATTTTTTAAACTTCGAGTTCATAAAATCCTAATTACGCACAAATAGGGAATTTTCACATACATTTCATATCAGCTTCGGACCTTCTACGTCGTCATAGTTCAaatcattatttatatattttaaagttcatgtcatttttttttattttttaaagttcaaacCATTTTTACAAAgggctaattgcctgtaaatccctaacgtttacacggaattggtttttgcacctatttttatttttctacttttaaatacctaaaattttgtttttgtctcaaatttatccGGCGACCGATTTTCTCTTACGCCAGCGCCGGAAATGCCATTGTGGCAGACGGAATtgatgaggtggcagccggaattgacacctaaacatattttttacatgtggcaaaaaaaaaaaaaaatccaaatcatcatcatcttcctcaaacccttatccccctcccccaacccgccgccgcctccccctgCCAGCACCACCGGCGCCGCCCCCTTCTCTCCCCCAATCTGCCGCCGTCTCCCCgctgccaccaccaccaccattcgCAGAATTCCACCACCATCAAATCAATCCAACAACCACTGCCGAGCCCAGAACTCGAACAACTACCACCGCGCCTCTCGGTCTCTGTCCTCCTTCACCTCCACCAAGATCCTCAACAACCAACCGCCGCCGCCGAATTCGAACAGAACAACCAAATCGAATTCCCCACCGACGGCGCGGTGGTTGAGAGACAGAGATGACCTCGCCGAAAGTCGAACCAGCACGACCTTCCGCCGCAGCCCAACGCGACCTCGAATTCCCCTAAATCACTGGGGAAAACCTCCATTTCACTGGCCTGCTCAAAATGCTCGAAACCACTAGGGTTGACGCGCAGGGACCAGGTGGAATATTCGGTTGTCTTCCAGGCAAGGGAGTCGGGAGATGGGGTTGCGCTAGGCTGCAGCGGAGGGTAGGGAAAAGAGAGGGAGCGGCGGTGGGTGGGGGAATTATCGAGATCGAGATCGGCTTTGGAGCGGAGCTTCTCGATCTAGAGCTTGGTGAGGCAGAGGACGGCGGCGGCAATCAGCTTCCTCCGCTGCTCTAGGCGGTGGAGTGTTGGTGATGGTGGCGGCGTcggcggtggtggaggcggCAGAGAGTGGCGCTGGGTGGGGGGAGGGAGAGTTAGGGTTTGGGAAGGGGGAAATGacgattggggggggggggtgattttccttttgttttaatttttttttcacatgtattttttatttcaatttttttcagattttttgCCACATGTAAAAAATGAGCCAAGTGGAGAATTCCGGCTGCCAGCTCGTCGATTCCGGCTACCACAGTGGTATTTCCGGCGCTGGCGTAAGAAAAAACTGGTCGTCGGATAAATTTGAGATAAAAAcaaaaggttaggtatttataagtagaaaaataaaaataggtgcaaaaaccaattccgtgtaaacgttagagatttacaggcaattattaaactgcgattttattagaaaaagaaaagaaaaaacctaagaaaacccttgaaagcacaagaaaagcagactaagggccgagcctcattaaaacctttttacggaaaacccagtgggaaaaaccgtaaaaaggaaaaagagtacccgtctagaaGACGAAAACAAAAGAGGGAAAGAGCGGAagagaaagtttccggaactccggcctatccatcgtccccaaacaatctcgGCTCTAACCCCACGAAAAACAACAACTCAGAGGCAAAAgaccggtgagacgccgtcgccaaaatgCCAACCAAAAAACAAGCCCAAACCAAAGAAAAGCaaagctacacggccggttatacgccgtcgtcGTGAGCACGAACAAAAGGCCCAAACAAACAAAGGaaagctacacggccggttatacgccatTGCCGTGAGCACTCCACAACCCCCAACCAACCAATCGCACAAAAAGGTATCTACCCGGctggttatacgccgtcgccggaaGCACCCACGATCAAGAACACCCCAAAGGGATGAAAGGCTAAAAGTTTCAGCCAGTGAGACACCGTCGCTCGAAACTAACCAACCACGAAGAGCAACGCTGAAGAGAGTTGCCAAGCAGAAGAGCACCGTGTCAGAGCTGTAAAGCACAGCACACCTGGGCACGCAGATGCACAGAGCAGCGTTTGGACTGGGCAGAAACAAGTCTCCAGGGCAGAGCTGCATTAGAGCAACACTTCATCTCAGCGCATCCGAGCACTGGAGCAGCGCTATGTCGCTGTGCAGCACAACAATGCAGAACAGAGTAATCCACGAAGCGGGACAGAGCTGCCAGCGCAACCAAAAGCAAGACCAAAAGCAAAACTGTGCAGGAAGCTCGGACAAGCAAAGCATCGACCAACCTCAAAGTTTGATGCGAACCGCGCTATGAGTTGCCATATCCAAAATGACCGCCGACTTAATCTCCTCAAGAGCAAAAGGCCACCATCCCTCATCTCGATCCTGATTTGCCATAATATCAGTCGCTCTATTACCTTCACGGAAAATGTGCGACACCTGCAAGTGAAAGTCCGACAACTTCGCAACCGTTTGTTTCCAGAGAGCAACAAACCTCCAAGGGATGTCCACACTTCTAGAATGAAGAAGCTTGACCACATATTCCGAATCAGCTTCCACCCATAGATAAAACCAACCTCGATTATGAGCAATTGAGATTGCATGAATAACAGCCAAAAGCTCAGCTTCAAAGGCAAATCCACGACCGCCCTTAACGTGAAAACAGCCTCGCACCCATCCCCAGCTGTCTCTGAAAACCCACCAGCCACAATGCTACCTGGCGCCCCATGAGCCGACCCATCCGTATTCACCTTCATCCAACTAATAgccggaggccaccaatgaacctcAATCATTGTCGGCGGAGGCCTAGCTCTAGTGGCAACCCCAATACTACGAAGAATAAGATAATCCGACCAGGAATTATTGGAATGACCCAACTTTTTGAAGTGCAAATCTAATTCCCTAAAATCACTTTGAGAAAGCTCTTAATCATCATTGCATGAAAATCCAACTCATCAAAGTTAACACGATTCCGACAATCCCAGATTTTCCACAGTAAATTAATGACACCCGCCTTCCAAAAAGCGTTGATTAAAGAACTGAACTCCGAAGACCAAGCCGTAACAAGCAAGCTATGAATATCCACGCATTGCATTAACCCCCCTTTTTGAAACCAATCTAAGAACTCACCCCATATTGGCTTAATCACATCGCTGTCCCAAAACAAATGAGAGATAGATTGTTCAGCATGTCCACAAAGCACACAACGATTGGGACCCTGTAAACCTCGACGGATAAGACCATCAACAGTCGGCAAACATTGATGAATAATACGCCAGCACACAAGCGAACGCCGTTCATGTATAAAGCGTTCTCAAATCCACTTCCCCCACGAAACTTTAGGAAAATCCTGGCTTGTATGTGTATACGCCGTGGCAGACGTCACCTCACCACTAACCGAATGTTTCCAGTAACGCGTATCCTCATCACCACCCACAGGAAGCAATAAAATATCAATAACAACATCAGGATAAGTGATAATAAAATCTTCAGTGAAGTGCCAGATACCATCAAAAAAATACTCATCCACGGCCTAtgtcaaaaaatcaaacatGAAGTGAGGAACCTGCAGCTTGTCTGTCAATCTATACCCAAGCCAATCATCACACCAGAACATCGTGCCAGCTCCCGAACCAATATACGAATATGAATCATCAACCAACTGATTCACATGATCACGCACGCTCGTCCAAACAGGAGAAGATCCTATATTATACTTAGCATAATCAAAAGAATTGAGATACCTCgtgcttaaattattttttgtatattttataaaGTTCATACcatttttataaatgactttaaagttcggatcatttttacaaatgacttcaaagttcacGTTATCTTTTggtactattttttaaaattcatgtcatttttacaaatgactccaaagttcagccaatttttacaaatgaccctaaagttcatgtcatttttcatattttttaaagtttgagcTATTTTACAAATCACTTCAAAGTTCAGATTatgtttttgtaatttttaagtttGGGCCACATTCACAAATGATTCTAAAATTCGAgccataaactacaattaaccctTACAAATCGTAATTTTAACTTGTACGGGCATTGGTTTTTCGCATCCACATGTGGccgttagttttttttttttttttcttaagtaTCCAGGTACGATTATTGGTTTTTAATTTCATTGGTGTTGATTTCTTGTTGCCAAGATTGATATAAATAAGCAGTTCAAATTTTATCTGCTTAGGGATTTCAAAAGCAGAAATCCATGTACGAATTCAGATGGACAACATCGATCTCAAGGTAATTTTACGAGTTGAAATCACCAATTTAACCtttaaaaaaagggaaaattacacctaaatacacaaactttgccaaaaattcatatttgacacGAAATtagaattttacattttaatacaccaacttttgttgttgtccaaatttgacacgacttaattcttaaaaattcaaaaaacaacccatttttgtaaataattatacaaagacccacttatgttataatttgggacatttaaaccaaaacaagatatttccttatgatgttttcttttaatctttgatccgcgcctaaaatggtttaaaagaaaacatcataagaaaatatcttgttttggtttaaatgtcccaaataataacataagtgggtctttgtataattatttacaaaaggggttgttttttgaatttttaagaattaagtcgtatcaaatttggacaacaacgaaagttgatgtattaaaatcctaacttcgcgtcaaatatgaatttttgacaaagtttgtgtattttcacgcaattatccattaaaaaaaaaacaaaccacTTTTGATAAATTATTGCAAGTGTAGCGACATGTGGGAGTATATGTCAACTTTTCTGTTTCAAGATACTATACGGGTATGCCTCTTTTGCTATAAATGAAAAAGTGGATTTATTATTACAATAAttcatttatcaaaaaaatatattacaatAATTCATAAAATGTATAGAAATCCGAAAACTCAATCTGTACTAATTTATTTGCATATGGTGATTGATCTATTGTTTGTTGTGTCAGGTGCATATGTGGATAAAGGCTTGCCATATTGGAGTTGAGGAGCAAAGAGCAAACAATAGACATTATTGCTAGGGAGCTCATCAACATTGGGAAAACCATTTTTGAAAAAGGTAGATATATATTTGCTGTTGTTTTGATATGCAACACAAATTTGAATTGTGATTTTGTTACACAGTTTGGAAGGTATTAGAAATACATTATGTGGAGTTTTTCAAAAATTACTATAGATGGATGAAATGAAAAGGCAGATGCAGTTGAAGGCACAGAACGACACTGATGCCTCCTAATTTATTAAAACAATCATGTTTTTATGATTTTACTACTATGGACTATGGTGTTAGACCAATACTTATCTAATAGTATGTCTCTTTTTTTCACCTTCTCTTTTCCCTTCTTCATTTCTTGTTTATATGTTTGATGCTGATTGATTCTGCTTACTtgcttttattagtattttattttgatatattatgCTATCAGAAGAATGTGTATTTTTACAATTTACAGATCTAGTATTCATGCGCACTTACAAAGAGAACCCAAATTCCAATTTCAATCTTGTTAAACAAGGACAATAATGACAACACTCTTCCTAAGTAAATCTGAAGATAAACATAAATAGTTGAATTATTCacattttctatatattttgtCAAATCGTTGTTTGCTAGATAATATTAAAGCAATTAAGAAGTGCATGTTTTGTTGCCATGAACCAAGTAGTTATACACTCTGAAAAGTAAAAACCACCTCCCACAATGCAAGTCTCTTGTTTGATTTCAAGAACACAACGTACATCTCTTTCAGATCATCGTGCCAGAGACGGGCCTATCTAGCTCGTCTGCATAGCTCCTGCGCGTCTGGATTGCAGGACCAAACGCAGACATCTTCTCCGACAGATTCGCAAGAGCATCATCCCTTTTAGCCAGCTCCATGAGCACTTTGATCCTCCTAAAAGATACTTGGCTGGGCTTCTGCCCCTTCTCCAACATCTGCAAGAAACACCTCTCCGCCTCCTCCAGCCTCCCCACGTCACAGAGCAAATCGAGCAGCACATCCGACACCAAAATGTAGGATCCGAATCCCTTCTCAACCATGTCACCCCACAGCTCAAGGGCCAAATCCACATTCTCCTGCCTCTTCATCAACCTGATCAAGAACATACACGACTGCGTGTTGGGCAAGCACCCCATCCCCTTCATCCTCTGGTACAACCCCCATGAGCTCCTCAAATCATTCGCCCAATACAATGACCTTAAGATGACATTAAAAGTCGTGGCATTAGGGCTCAACCCCTTCTCCACCATCTCCTCCATCAAGGCATAGGCGTCCCCTAATCTCTTTGCTATGCAGAAGTTCCTGATCACAGCATTGTAAGCTGCAACATCGGGGTAGCAACCATACTCCCTCATCTCCTTCAACACCTCCCTCGCCTTATCCGGCTGCCCGACTAATCCTAGCCCTCCGATCAAAGATGTGTATGTGATCACATCCAAATCAATGCCCTCATCCCTCATCCTACCAACCAACTCATACGCCTTCTGCAGCTCCCTCCCCTTACAAAACACATCCACAAGGCAATTATAAGACACTAAATCGGGCTCGACTCCCATCTCCTTCATCTCACCAAAGAACGCCTCTGCCTCCTCAGATGATTTCCAACCAGCCAACAAGATATTAAACGTGTGCAAATTAGGCCTAAATTCATGCTTCAATGAATGATAAACATTCCTAGCATCACTCATGCTCTTCTCCTGCGACAAAGTCCTAAACAATGCATTGTAACAATTAACATCAAATTTCAAAACAAGTTTTCTAAACTTTTTGAACGATTCAACAGTCTGCCTAACTGAGCAAACCTTAGCTATTCTAGCCAAAACAACCTGCACAGTTCTTGGGGTTATCAAAGATTGATCTTTTCTCTTGGTTTCCAGTAAAAGCTCCCATATTTCTTCGAATTTCCGAGTTCTGCCGAGGACGTAGAGCATGGTGTCGAGGGAATAAGGGGTGTGGAGAAACCCATTTATTCGCGACGTGAATTTGTAGAACTCCAAGGCTGAGAGCGGATTGGAGTGAGAGAAGCGGACCCTCTTGAGAACTTTGTCAATCACGTCATTGGAAAGGGGGATTTGGGAATTTTTAAGGGAGTATTTTAGGGATTTCGGGTCTGAAGGAGTGGTGATTATGCGGAAGATTCTCTCGACGTCGTCGTTTTGGGAGGATAGGGGGTTAGGGATTGAACACAAGTACCTTGTTAATGGCGTCGGAGAGGCGGAGAGAGACAGGCGTTGGAGTCTCCGCGTCACTACACAGTACATTGCTGTTCGGTTCAGGGGGAGAGAGACGGGTGGTGTTAGAGGGAGAATAGGTTTGTTAGGGAGATAGAGgcagagcggcggcggcggcgatagCCAACGGCCGTTCGCTCGCCGTGAATCGAGGAGAAGATAAAATATTGGGGGGGATGGGGGGAGGGTTTCTTTCAATTTAGGGATTTTCCTTAATTTGGGGTTTCTGAAGAGGCAAGAGAGAGAAGTGAGGGTGCAAGCGGTGGCGGTGACTGGCGAAGTGTCGCCGGATTTTGGCAAAGGGTGGGGCGGCGTCActttgtgtgtgtgcgtgttctGTGAGataacagagagagagagaagagatgaGTGTCTGtgcttgtgagttgtgagtttgtgagagaagagagagagatagagatttgGGCCTATAATTTTGGGCCTTAGTTTATTTAATACTCTGGGCCATCTTTAATTTATGTTGGGCTTTCCATTCAGTAAATATTTGGGCTGTAGTTAAAGGCTTATAATTTAAACTTTGATTTTGCCTATTtagtttaataaataattagtctaataatttaaatggagctcaataaaatttatttgaaaaatattgaataattattttggagttaataaactttattattaaCAAGTCACATAATAAATGTACTTAAAGAATTTCTTAGAATTCATTCCTGCAAATTCCCTTCGtccaaaaataattcaatttcttTGTGTACTCTCTCTAAATCCAACCTTAAAACATAGTTGcaacaattaataaatactCATCATATAGCTCAAAATCCGTAGTACACATAGAAGCAAAAGAACTTGCTAAACTGTAGTTCCCAGCTGAGCCATTTCTCTCTCCACAAATTAAATACACAAAATACAATCCATCAACAAtttacctctctctctctcaaccatGCCTAGTAGGTTGAGTTGTGAGCCCATACCCAAATGGGAAGAGAGGATCATAATGTGCATCTCCCACATTCATGGGCAGCTGATTCACAGACCTGAACCAAGTCCTTGCAAGCTTCCCACTGAACCCATAGTCACCGAACAGCACATCAGCCACCCCCTGTCCCTCGCTCCCCGGCAGCCACGCTGCCACGAGTGCTCCTATCTGCCTCACGTACGGCTCCATCACCACCGGTCGCCCcgacaccaccaccaccacgcaCCTCATGGCTCCGCACACGTTCTTGATGGTGCTTGGCCCGGGGTCTGCGATGCTCAGGTTCGTGCTGTCGCCGAACATCTCCGCGTAGGGGACCTCGCCCACCACCACGATGGCGTGGGAGAACCCCCCGCCCTTCACGAACCCAGCATCCGGATTCTCGGAGAAGACTACCTGTGTGGAAGGGTCTACTGTCTTCTTGATGGCAGCTAGGATTGTGGTTCCTGTAAACATCATTACATTACAACAGATTACATTTGTGTCTGTGTGATCAAAAcgaaaatgacgtcgttttggcAACATACCGGCTGTGAGGTCGTTGCCGTGCACGCCTTGCCACTCTATAGTCCAGCCTCCACATTGGTATCCCAAGTTATCAGCATGAGTTCCTGCAACTAGGATTTTGGGTGCCTTCTTCGGAAGGGGAAGCAGCCGGTTTCTTGGGTTATCACCATTCTTCAACAGGACGAGCGACTTTCTTACAGCTTCCCGTGCCAGCTCCCTATGTTCCTGTAATGAAGAAAACATGCTTCACTCAAGGCGGCTAAGTTGGAGTGTGCAAGGAAAGAAACAAGACGACCACCAAGGACAAACCTGGCTTCCAAGATGGCTTGATAGGGAGAGATCAGCTAGAGGGTTCTCGAATAGGCCCATCACGAACTTCACCCTAAGTATTCTACGAACAGCATCATCGATCCTGCTCATGGGGATCACGTTGCTTTTCACGAGAGAAGTCAGAGTGTTGATGAACTCTTGGAAATTCTCAGGTACCATAACCTGCGAAAGGTCAAGAAATGTGTAAGCTAGCTAGGCCGTGTCTTTGTTTTCTAGTTTGTGTGATGTAAAACTAACCATGTCAATTCCAGCAAGAACTCCGGCTTCAAC
This window encodes:
- the LOC131022712 gene encoding putative pentatricopeptide repeat-containing protein At1g02420, with the protein product MYCVVTRRLQRLSLSASPTPLTRYLCSIPNPLSSQNDDVERIFRIITTPSDPKSLKYSLKNSQIPLSNDVIDKVLKRVRFSHSNPLSALEFYKFTSRINGFLHTPYSLDTMLYVLGRTRKFEEIWELLLETKRKDQSLITPRTVQVVLARIAKVCSVRQTVESFKKFRKLVLKFDVNCYNALFRTLSQEKSMSDARNVYHSLKHEFRPNLHTFNILLAGWKSSEEAEAFFGEMKEMGVEPDLVSYNCLVDVFCKGRELQKAYELVGRMRDEGIDLDVITYTSLIGGLGLVGQPDKAREVLKEMREYGCYPDVAAYNAVIRNFCIAKRLGDAYALMEEMVEKGLSPNATTFNVILRSLYWANDLRSSWGLYQRMKGMGCLPNTQSCMFLIRLMKRQENVDLALELWGDMVEKGFGSYILVSDVLLDLLCDVGRLEEAERCFLQMLEKGQKPSQVSFRRIKVLMELAKRDDALANLSEKMSAFGPAIQTRRSYADELDRPVSGTMI